One segment of Myxococcus xanthus DNA contains the following:
- a CDS encoding response regulator: MRRVLIVSPHAPSRELLRRILEAPDLAISVTGDADDAFASLTSRPPALVVVDVRRPDEDHPLFLGLLRKRHPTLPVIALVPGRLRIFDGRHERVVEAHGDTAESLHQMLVSLQQAMHELLAQDLLRLWRPPVGRA, from the coding sequence ATGCGCCGGGTCCTCATCGTCAGTCCTCATGCGCCTTCGCGCGAGCTGTTGCGCCGTATCCTCGAGGCGCCAGACCTGGCCATCTCCGTCACCGGGGATGCGGACGACGCCTTCGCCTCGCTGACGTCCCGGCCCCCCGCGCTGGTGGTGGTGGACGTGCGCCGCCCGGATGAGGACCACCCGCTCTTCCTGGGCTTGCTCCGCAAACGTCACCCGACGCTTCCCGTCATCGCACTCGTCCCGGGCAGGTTGCGCATCTTCGACGGGCGGCACGAGCGTGTGGTCGAAGCCCACGGTGACACCGCCGAGTCACTTCATCAGATGCTCGTCTCGCTTCAACAGGCCATGCACGAGCTGCTCGCCCAGGACCTGCTCCGGCTGTGGCGCCCACCTGTCGGGCGCGCCTGA